Sequence from the Argopecten irradians isolate NY chromosome 12, Ai_NY, whole genome shotgun sequence genome:
ACGGAAAAGtgttatattaaaaataatatgtacgATATAATCTTTTATACTTGTTGCGGACTCAATTTAGTAAGATAATATCTTAgcgaattttaaaaattgaaacacTTATAAAATTGACATTCTGTTAAGGATAGGAAGAAACAATGTAGTTCTAGGAGAATGGATCTTAGTTTATTCGTATCGGCGCAGTAAACTAATACACCAAGAGATGAAACCGATTATATTTATTGGCttacatttaaataatataGAGAACCTGTTTTCgttcaatattattttgttatatatggTGTGTTTGATCTGGTACAAAACAATTATGTCTTTCTGAGCAGATGCTGATAAATCTCGGAGTTACAGTGCCTTTGTGAGCTCATTAGCAATGCTAAGTTATTATAATATGAAATGCTATGTATATTGAAAGGTTTTAGCTCGGTGTAGGAGAGAAAGACACGCAAAAATGGTCTATACTTAATGGATTGTTTCCGACgtgataattatatttattattacgGAAAAATTCATTGTTCCTTTATTGTATTGTAGCAAACAAACATTGGAAGAACTCCGAGCGGTAGAACTAAACGCCCAACTGCTGATTTAGTGGGTAAAAAATCCAAAGACAGTATTCCAAAGCCCGCATTCTTAAAATCTAGGGACCTAATGTCTACCAAAGGGAGCACAGTAGATCTGTCCTCAACCAAATCTCAAAACGGAGATTTGGCTAGTAGAGCAGGAAAGGGCAAATCTACATTATCAGAAGATGGCGATCAGGCTGCAGAAGAAACGACAGAGATCTTGCAACCGAACGATCAATTCGAGGACACAGAAATAAGCAGAGAAAACTCAATGTTGCCATCTATACGAGATAGGAAATTGGCGAAAGCAGCAAAGAAACGTGCCAAAAATGGTGGCGGCGGTGGGATGGAGATGAAAACATTGAACGGAAAGGTTGGACAGAAACATAAAGAACCTTTCAAGTCGGTGCCAAATGGTGAGGATGAAATGGACATTATCACGAGGAGTGTTCAAAGTGCCGTGACGCCTGCCTCTACTGTGAATTCTATAAGGAACGAACTCAAATCAGGGCTGCCTGATAAAAACGTAGTGACTAGTTTTAGTGGACCAGGCCGAAATAGTCGAGCGTCAGGATCATTAGTGGATATAGCTTAATGAAGATTATTTTTGGCCAGACGAAAACAATCGAGCGTTATTTGTAGAGTACATATTGCATAGAATTTCAGCCATGTTTTTTATAATCTATTCCATGTTTTCAAAAaggaaaacattatttatacaagAGACTACATTTATAGTTCACCAATATTGCATGTAACGATGTTTAAATGTGATGTATTGCAATCAATGACGTTCATACGTATGAGTTGTGAATATATTCGTCgagttaatatatataacgttCATAAATTCGAGTCTTAACCTCGTTCACTCGATATCATCGGGGCATGATAACACTCTATTTATTCGGGTATTTGAATTTACTTATATAAAATATCGATTATGTTCAGTTTAACGTGAAAAGTACAAGTTTGGACCaaacaagaaatatttatttaattatatattaaattcgAGTACGCGAGGTTCAACTATATCCATGGTAGGTGCCTATGTTAAAGATACTGGGTCGTCTATATTTTGGCcaattatttttacaatactATAATGATAATCAATTTGGTAGATAACATTTTACATATGTTACATACTTACAAGTCAGCTCAAGACAATTTGAAACAAACTTTAGGTATTTATGCAAGTGTTATTATGCAAGTGTTATTATCTTTTAACTTGCACTTAGGGAAGAAGAAATCaaataagtacattttttttgtttagagACTTTGTTTAAGTTTAtctatttaatgtttatattagtaATGTTAAAAAGTAAACACATGCCATTTATCAAATCTGCTTGACGATGATCTAATCCCTTATCAAgacacaaaataaacaaataaaacatgttatgAACAGTCACAAATGTAGTAAGACGTGAACAAATAAAAACGATATGGATAAACTATGGCAATATCGTAACGTATTGTTTTAATCCTCGGCTAAGatgaatatattcatatatagttgtattatttttattgaaatagcTAGATATACCTGTATGATTCTGTGATAATAttctattttgtcaatacaTAAATCAACGAACAAATCTTTGATATACAATTGATACGATTAATATGTGTTTTCCTCCGCGATGCTTTGTTATACAAAACCAATTTTATgaatcaaacttttcaatgaaaGGAATACTTCTTGCcagatttaattttaaaattatatgtagTAAGATAAGGACGATATCCTAAAAAATCAGTATTAAATATTACGGtaataaaacatgaaatgagATAACTAGCACATTGGCAAATGGAGCCTTTGATATGTAACTGTTTAATTTCAAATTGTCTTAGCATATGTTGCTTTGGTTTATCACAAAACAATGTAATAAGATGTGTCACGGATTTTTATTCGGGacgcaattgattatttttaatatatttatcatgaagtaaaattagaagctcaaacttttcaatggtgtaatggtgtaaagtaaataacttttgtaactgaagaataaTACTACTTCGTCTGCACCTGTTTTTAAAGAGACAAATACcatctgtcagcggtggaataTCATAAACTCCTAAATTAATGAAGTGCATCCATGTGTGATATCCGTTTCACAAAGTACTTTTTCCTTTTGTATCGATTACCTTTGGGTGATTTTCTgttagatgtaaaatatattgctcatttaaatcattgttatactactaTTGTTATACAATATTCCATGACAATTCCGTACTTGTTAATTAGtcgtttttgcatattacaaagtattcattgtgacgtcattgttttgtgagcgaaactcgcatcgttttctctgaaaagtatgacgtcgCGGTCGAAAACAcgtgacgtaacaatcaatgcTTACTTGTAAGGGCAGAttactctgcaatatgcaaggAAAGAATACATTGTTATCGATGATAAGTTTGTGTTGTTACATTAGATATGTTCATAGCATGGTTACTTTGTTAAACGAAGTTTGTATGCGACATATTGAGCAATCAATTACAGACGTATCTAAcccattgtatgtagttgtacAATCAATAACTGTAATTACAAATGTTAATTTATTCTAATTTATTGATATACTACAGTGTAACTTGTCTAAACTGGATGCCATCGGAGCAAGTATATTTGGCCGGTATATGCAGGTATCTGAATTGTATGGGTTTATATACTACAATTAAGAAATGGGGTGCGATGTATTATGAAGCCCCGATATTGACAGTGATCCGGATTAGACATTGACGGGTATTGGCAGAGGTTACACTGTAAATACCGTTATGCCacaaatctttatttatttgtgtatttattttctCGCAAatattataaatccttgcttgtttttgtaaacatgtaaacaacaacaataacattCTCAAAGTGCCgttatttttaatgattactTTAAATTTCTTAAACGAGAGCTACAAAACAATTGTCCCATAACAATATGGCAAGACTCTATATATAGGAAAGATTTGATAATAAAGGACTCATCAATATATAAATTTGAGCCTACTGAGCATGTAAGGCATTTCTCGTAATAAACGTCAAAATACAAGTCTCGTTTACGGAAACTGCTGGTGATTTTTCTTGAATCAAACAACGGTTTTAGATCTATAAATAAGCAAGTTTCTTGCCTAAAACGTTTCATTAACGTATGAAATAAGCTcaaaatttataaacattttgaagACAGAAATTCTACAGAAAATTTAAAAGGAACGTGTATAACATATCGCTCCATGATAAACCTTAAGAAaccactaaaataagaaaacgCCCAAAGACGAcgaatttgtaaaataataatttcaatgtccattattatttaattttgatgtttatgctcgataatgtatattatttatagCCAATCATGATATTATGATAATTTGTTGATCATCCATAAGCATTACTTTTATGTTTTTGATTATGTAAGCATGATTTCAGACAATGTTGTTAAATATGTCCATGGTTATAATTGACACATTTactgaatgtttttttttctacacaATATCTGAAGACAATGCGGTACTTCTCGATATAagtcaatatttcaaataaatcacaATTAACATAAAATTTGAGTTTGGGTTTTATGTTACTTAATGATGGTCACCTTTTATGCTAAGAACACCACATGATGAACAATGACCTATTAACTCAACAGCATAATAAAAACTCTattgaaatataatgtaaaatttcTCATGAaagcatttttaaaatttttaaccatTCACACATGACTAATaaattcataatatatatatatatatagataaaggatcttaaatgagtgtttcATATGACCTTTTTTGAAAACGAGTctaagaaaatatttatttatgtgaGCCTTTGCGAGACgaattttataaaatcttatgtgatattaaaacaaatttaagatttttttttatcgaaTAACTACagcaaattatatttcaaagaatcttaatttcaaaatgtgtttaagGTACCGACACCCTCGAAACCTGACGTCACGTAATTGTTTAATGACGTcaagtaatgacgtcacaaggaATATTCCAGCCAATGACAATCCCACCAGGGTATATTACTCGAGACAGGTGCATCCATGTTTCGCGGATTAAGTTACTAGCTAACAGGCgcattatgtgataaatacaaATGAGACTGTACATACTATCCTATgtctttgtttttaaataataagaaaatagGTAACAACGTATTGTAAACGAATCTTATTTTGTAACgggttttaataaaattaagaaatactGGTAAGGGGACCATTCGATGATGCAAATATTTTCTCATGAACCATGAAGCAAATTTCCCATAAAAGTATTATtgtacattccttatgaaaagTGAAATGCGTTATTGTTAAGAATCTTGATTGATAACATTGGAATCCCTGATACGTCTAGCTCTATACGATTAACTAGGTCGGATGTATACGCTATACCGATGATAGAGTCTGGCTCCGGTAAGATTCGCAAATGCAACAGATATAGCTGCATGCAATTATATTGCTAGTTATATCTCCTTTGTAAACAAAAAGTACTTTTTCAAACATCATCGTACAactaaaaaagataaaatataccAGAGTGATTGGAATAGTTCTAGCCAGACAAACGGTACTTTACTTTCGCATATTTCCGGTTCGGCCTACAATGTAACCccaacaatgtgtaatggcggagaGCGAGCTAGATTTCGTGTCGTGTACACTTATCACTGAAGTGGACATTTCACAGTGATAACACCTACAAAAACATTCATTGTATCAGATTAATCGATCTAGATACCAATTTTCTTCATGACCTAACTGTCCCTGtaagaattaaataaaataaggATATATTATAGATGAAAAATTAGTTCAGCATTAAAATGCGACAAACAGTTGCTAGTGTCCACTATAACTTGTCAGAATACTATGGATAGAAACTTAGGCAGTTATGTTATACTACATAATGATGTGCGACTACTGTGTTTCTGACTGTGAATTGTATACAATATTAACAGCTGTAACACGTGTATTCATCTAActaatatataacaaacaagaaTCAGTTTATTCTAGACAAGACCTATATTTCTAACAAGAGGGCGCTAAGGGGCCTTATCCGGGTACTATCTGAATATCATGTGCAACAGTCATATaggaaaattaaa
This genomic interval carries:
- the LOC138336251 gene encoding uncharacterized protein, whose amino-acid sequence is MRSYDVRGSSTMKHSPLKMESYKGEPILQTWSPYRAADQVALISMPNKMQTNIGRTPSGRTKRPTADLVGKKSKDSIPKPAFLKSRDLMSTKGSTVDLSSTKSQNGDLASRAGKGKSTLSEDGDQAAEETTEILQPNDQFEDTEISRENSMLPSIRDRKLAKAAKKRAKNGGGGGMEMKTLNGKVGQKHKEPFKSVPNGEDEMDIITRSVQSAVTPASTVNSIRNELKSGLPDKNVVTSFSGPGRNSRASGSLVDIA